The Manihot esculenta cultivar AM560-2 chromosome 11, M.esculenta_v8, whole genome shotgun sequence genome includes a region encoding these proteins:
- the LOC122725000 gene encoding uncharacterized protein LOC122725000: MRGRGRGRGSSSRGRGDHGRGSVHTSESENVNQDLVQDTALIPRPPQSERSTRGAASSTPALVHTFATASTSIGLPPIASIPTSASASGSCGPTGHRPYISLPSDPIARRITLIFKEKLVADGFCWKNVLEEVKEFYWQEFKKYFLWEKAIEQLMKIAWRKKAVERYRSLMCSVRNGKEKRLSLTEGRERLGRDPLPHELLRLLIRRRDRFLTLKEQASQTDNDSSQASRIDEAQLYFEAVGGEKKRRVYGLGSQALVFFPNKTSASTSFTSAQQNQDLQDEMADLRRKLQEHEDNEQVLREQNVQITSELSQVKDLLMQLVSQRQGNQPSAPDEGTSSQPPDQADEANDEDEDEDENTTHL; encoded by the exons ATGAGAGGACGAGGACGAGGACGTGGATCTTCATCACGGGGTCGAGGAGACCATGGCAGGGGTAGTGTCCACACAAGTGAATCAGAAAATGTCAATCAAGATTTGGTACAAGACACTGCTTTGATTCCTAGACCACCCCAGAGTGAGAGATCCACACGGGGTGCTGCATCATCCACTCCTGCTTTAGTTCACACATTTGCTACTGCCTCAACTTCCATAGGTTTGCCACCTATTGCATCTATTCCTACATCTGCATCTGCTTCTGGTAGTTGTGGACCTACAGGACACAGACCATATATTTCCTTG CCTTCTGATCCGATTGCTAGGCGGATTACCTTGATCTTCAAGGAAAAGTTAGTAGCAGATGGCTTTTGTTGGAAAAATGTACTAGAAGAGGTTAAAGAATTCTATTGGCAAGAATTTAAG AAATACTTCTTATGGGAGAAGGCAATAGAGCAACTTATGAAGATAGCTTGGAGGAAAAAAGCTGTTGAGCGGTATCGTAGCCTTATGTGTAGCGTAAGGAATGGGAAGGAGAAGAGGCTATCACTGACAGAAGGA CGCGAAAGACTAGGCAGAGATCCTCTACCTCATGAGTTATTGAGGCTACTCATAAGAAGAAGG gaccGCTTTCTGACTTTGAAAGAGCAAGCATCACAAACAGATAATGATAGTAGTCAGGCATCCCGCATTGATGAGGCTCAGTTATACTTTGAGGCAGTAggtggagagaaaaaaagaagggtGTACGGTCTTGGATCACAGGCTTTAGTTTTCTTCCCAAACAAGACTTCTGCTAGTACATCCTTCACATCAGCTCAGCAAAATCAGGATCTTCAAGATGAAATGGCTGATCTCAGACGCAAGCTACAGGAGcatgaggataatgaacaagtaTTACGTGAGCAAAATGTGCAGATTACCTCTGAGCTCTCACAGGTGAAGGATTTACTTATGCAGCTTGTGAGTCAAAGGCAAGGCAACCAGCCTTCAGCTCCCGATGAGGGAACTTCTTCACAGCCTCCTGATCAAGCAGATGAAGCTAATGATGAAGACGAGGACGAGGACGAGAACACTACACATTTatag
- the LOC122725001 gene encoding uncharacterized protein LOC122725001 → MHSDRGWMYARLKDGLLNPLFLEGLNEFISAAKQFPDCLNGELIRCPCNRFKCQNRSFEDENTVRFHLMKYGFVRDYYVWYLHGEIQNYNVIHKRNAAEPSFSPSISNEPSNQSIQRLYDMLAAANQELWPGCENHLQLSAVARILNIKSEHHLSERCFDNICQFIKEILPIDNLFTDNFYSTKKLLEGLGLPIQKIHSCLNDCMIYWGEDNELLRCKVCDHPRLQRLYASNATAKDMTWHATHGTDDDLMHHPSDSNAWKAFDNNWPHFSAEKRNVRLGLCTDGFQPFGQSGQQYSSWPVILTPYKLPPWLCMKGEYMFLTILVPGPRNPKDKLDVYLQLLVTKLKDLWENGVETYDAFNKENFNLRAALMWTISDFPAYAMLSGWSTAGRTACPYCMEDSDAFTLTRGGKQSWFDNHRKFLPPSHSFRRNKTSFRKNVSVTKKAKPPIFGEELLK, encoded by the exons ATGCATTCTGATAGAGGTTGGATGTATGCAAGACTAAAAGATGGTCTACTAAATCCTTTATTCCTTGAAGGATTAAATGAATTCATATCAGCTGCCAAACAGTTTCCAGACTGTTTGAATGGAGAACTAATTAGGTGTCCATGTAATCGATTTAAGTGCCAAAATCGCAGTTTTGAAGATGAGAATACAGTTAGGTTTCATCTAATGAAATATGGGTTTGTTAGAGACTATTATGTATGGTATTTGCATGGCGAAATTCAAAACTACAATGTGATCCATAAAAGAA ATGCAGCAGAGCCTAGTTTCTCCCCATCAATAAGTAATGAGCCTTCAAACCAATCTATTCAAAGATTGTATGACATGTTGGCAGCTGCTAATCAGGAATTGTGGCCAGGTTGTGAAAATCATTTGCAACTGTCAGCTGTGGCAAGGATATTGAATATCAAATCTGAACATCATTTGTCTGAACGTTGCTTTGACAATATTTGTCAATTCATCAAAGAAATTTTAcctattgataatttatttactgATAATTTCTACTCTACAAAGAAATTACTTGAAGGCTTGGGATTACCAATTCAGAAGATTCATAGTTGCTTAAATGATTGTATGATTTATTGGGGTGAGGATAATGAATTGCTCAGGTGTAAGGTGTGTGATCATCCGAG ACTACAAAGGTTGTACGCATCTAATGCTACAGCTAAGGATATGACTTGGCATGCCACTCATGGGACTGATGATGATTTAATGCATCATCCATCTGATTCGAATGCATGGAAAGCTTTTGATAACAATTGGCCTCATTTCAGTGCTGAGAAACGTAATGTCCGTCTAGGACTGTGTACCGATGGTTTTCAACCCTTTGGACAATCTGGTCAGCAATATTCATCATGGCCCGTCATATTGACACCGTACAAATTACCTCCATGGTTATGCATGAAAGGTGAGTATATGTTTCTCACTATACTTGTCCCAGGGCCTAGAAATCCAAAAGATAAGTTGGATGTGTACTTGCAACTCCTAGTAACTAAGCTGAAAGATTTATGGGAGAATGGagttgaaacatatgatgcattcaataaagaaaatttcaacttGCGAGCTGCTTTAATGTGGACTATAAGTGATTTTCCTGCTTATGCAATGTTATCTGGATGGAGCACTGCAGGACGGACCGCTTGTCCTTATTGCATGGAAGATAGTGATGCGTTCACATTGACAAGAGGAGGTAAGCAATCATGGTTTGATAATCATCGTAAATTTTTACCTCCTAGCCATTCTTTTAGAAGAAACAAAACATCTTTTAGGAAGAATGTATCTGTTACTAAGAAAGCTAAACCACCAATTTTCGGTGAAGAATTACTGAAATAG
- the LOC110626955 gene encoding uncharacterized protein LOC110626955 — MSSILSLNSQSVILATAMVVSSTVLFLAFSKHKTSRNQESQSPVQNLRSCLCSEGKKRDSKKKKKKKRVKFAENVKDTKGNGEEYRREKKKENSITRSDRICRNEIPPNRIALYNGILRDRLHRMECSC; from the exons ATGTCTTCTATTCTCAGCTTAAACTCTCAATCTGTTATCTTAGCCACTGCCATGGTGGTTTCAAGCACTGTTCTGTTTCTTGCTTTTTCTAAGCATAAGACTTCCAGGAATCAAGAGTCGCAATCTCCTGTTCAAAATCTACGCTCTTGCTTATGTTCAG AGGGGAAGAAAAGGGacagcaagaagaagaagaagaagaaaagagtgAAATTTGCAGAGAATGTGAAGGATACGAAAGGGAACGGAGAAGAATacagaagggagaagaagaaggagaattcAATTACAAGAAGTGATAGAATCTGCAGAAACGAAATCCCACCCAATAGAATTGCTCTCTACAATGGAATTTTGAGGGATCGATTACACAGAATGGAATGTTCATGTTAa
- the LOC110625848 gene encoding uncharacterized protein LOC110625848 isoform X1, whose product MHGNSGCLGCYKKPTLITSVDEPSKGSKVQGQTVKKPSISEEFWTTSTCDMDNSAVQSQGSMSSISTINQIHDLHGGSSSTTAPSEFVNHGLLLWNQTRQRWVGEKRSGNRAQQSREPKLNTHCLSMVKNFWPCSWNATYDSLLGTNKPFPQPIPLSEMVDFLVDVWEQEGMYD is encoded by the exons ATGCATGGG AACAGTGGTTGTCTCGGATGCTACAAAAAACCCACACTAATTACATCTGTAGATGAGCCATCAAAGGGATCAAAGGTTCAAGGTCAGACAGTGAAAAAACCTAGCATTTCAGAGGAATTCTGGACTACCAGCACTTGTGATATGGACAACAGTGCAGTTCAGTCACAGGGAAGCATGTCATCAATCAGCACTATCAACCAGATACATGATCTGCATGGTGGCTCCAGTAGCACTACTGCACCTTCTGAATTTGTAAACCATG GTCTTTTGCTTTGGAATCAAACAAGGCAGCGTTGGGTAGGAGAGAAAAGGTCCGGGAACCGTGCACAGCAGTCTCGGGAACCCAAACTAAA CACTCATTGTCTCTCCATGGTTAAAAACTTCTGGCCTTGCAGTTGGAACGCGACATATGACAGTTTACTTGGAACCAACAAGCCATTCCCTCAGCCAATTCCTCTCTCT GAAATGGTAGATTTTCTAGTGGACGTTTGGGAGCAGGAAGGCATGTATGATTAA
- the LOC110625848 gene encoding uncharacterized protein LOC110625848 isoform X4, giving the protein MHGNSGCLGCYKKPTLITSVDEPSKGSKVQGQTVKKPSISEEFWTTSTCDMDNSAVQSQGSMSSISTINQIHDLHGGSSSTTAPSEFVNHGLLLWNQTRQRWVGEKRSGNRAQQSREPKLKNGGKCQDFSTLLVKKHGWEYHLLNMQDAILKISIDHS; this is encoded by the exons ATGCATGGG AACAGTGGTTGTCTCGGATGCTACAAAAAACCCACACTAATTACATCTGTAGATGAGCCATCAAAGGGATCAAAGGTTCAAGGTCAGACAGTGAAAAAACCTAGCATTTCAGAGGAATTCTGGACTACCAGCACTTGTGATATGGACAACAGTGCAGTTCAGTCACAGGGAAGCATGTCATCAATCAGCACTATCAACCAGATACATGATCTGCATGGTGGCTCCAGTAGCACTACTGCACCTTCTGAATTTGTAAACCATG GTCTTTTGCTTTGGAATCAAACAAGGCAGCGTTGGGTAGGAGAGAAAAGGTCCGGGAACCGTGCACAGCAGTCTCGGGAACCCAAACTAAA GAATGGTGGAAAATGTCAAGATTTTTCAACATTACTTGTGAAGAAACACGGGTGGGAATATCATCTCTTGAACATGCAGGATGCTATCTTAAAGATAAGCATTGATCATTCATGA
- the LOC110625848 gene encoding uncharacterized protein LOC110625848 isoform X3, with product MHGNSGCLGCYKKPTLITSVDEPSKGSKVQGQTVKKPSISEEFWTTSTCDMDNSAVQSQGSMSSISTINQIHDLHGGSSSTTAPSEFVNHGLLLWNQTRQRWVGEKRSGNRAQQSREPKLNWNATYDSLLGTNKPFPQPIPLSEMVDFLVDVWEQEGMYD from the exons ATGCATGGG AACAGTGGTTGTCTCGGATGCTACAAAAAACCCACACTAATTACATCTGTAGATGAGCCATCAAAGGGATCAAAGGTTCAAGGTCAGACAGTGAAAAAACCTAGCATTTCAGAGGAATTCTGGACTACCAGCACTTGTGATATGGACAACAGTGCAGTTCAGTCACAGGGAAGCATGTCATCAATCAGCACTATCAACCAGATACATGATCTGCATGGTGGCTCCAGTAGCACTACTGCACCTTCTGAATTTGTAAACCATG GTCTTTTGCTTTGGAATCAAACAAGGCAGCGTTGGGTAGGAGAGAAAAGGTCCGGGAACCGTGCACAGCAGTCTCGGGAACCCAAACTAAA TTGGAACGCGACATATGACAGTTTACTTGGAACCAACAAGCCATTCCCTCAGCCAATTCCTCTCTCT GAAATGGTAGATTTTCTAGTGGACGTTTGGGAGCAGGAAGGCATGTATGATTAA
- the LOC110625848 gene encoding uncharacterized protein LOC110625848 isoform X2, translating into MGGCLGCYKKPTLITSVDEPSKGSKVQGQTVKKPSISEEFWTTSTCDMDNSAVQSQGSMSSISTINQIHDLHGGSSSTTAPSEFVNHGLLLWNQTRQRWVGEKRSGNRAQQSREPKLNTHCLSMVKNFWPCSWNATYDSLLGTNKPFPQPIPLSEMVDFLVDVWEQEGMYD; encoded by the exons ATGGG TGGTTGTCTCGGATGCTACAAAAAACCCACACTAATTACATCTGTAGATGAGCCATCAAAGGGATCAAAGGTTCAAGGTCAGACAGTGAAAAAACCTAGCATTTCAGAGGAATTCTGGACTACCAGCACTTGTGATATGGACAACAGTGCAGTTCAGTCACAGGGAAGCATGTCATCAATCAGCACTATCAACCAGATACATGATCTGCATGGTGGCTCCAGTAGCACTACTGCACCTTCTGAATTTGTAAACCATG GTCTTTTGCTTTGGAATCAAACAAGGCAGCGTTGGGTAGGAGAGAAAAGGTCCGGGAACCGTGCACAGCAGTCTCGGGAACCCAAACTAAA CACTCATTGTCTCTCCATGGTTAAAAACTTCTGGCCTTGCAGTTGGAACGCGACATATGACAGTTTACTTGGAACCAACAAGCCATTCCCTCAGCCAATTCCTCTCTCT GAAATGGTAGATTTTCTAGTGGACGTTTGGGAGCAGGAAGGCATGTATGATTAA
- the LOC110625848 gene encoding uncharacterized protein LOC110625848 isoform X5, with the protein MGGCLGCYKKPTLITSVDEPSKGSKVQGQTVKKPSISEEFWTTSTCDMDNSAVQSQGSMSSISTINQIHDLHGGSSSTTAPSEFVNHGLLLWNQTRQRWVGEKRSGNRAQQSREPKLNWNATYDSLLGTNKPFPQPIPLSEMVDFLVDVWEQEGMYD; encoded by the exons ATGGG TGGTTGTCTCGGATGCTACAAAAAACCCACACTAATTACATCTGTAGATGAGCCATCAAAGGGATCAAAGGTTCAAGGTCAGACAGTGAAAAAACCTAGCATTTCAGAGGAATTCTGGACTACCAGCACTTGTGATATGGACAACAGTGCAGTTCAGTCACAGGGAAGCATGTCATCAATCAGCACTATCAACCAGATACATGATCTGCATGGTGGCTCCAGTAGCACTACTGCACCTTCTGAATTTGTAAACCATG GTCTTTTGCTTTGGAATCAAACAAGGCAGCGTTGGGTAGGAGAGAAAAGGTCCGGGAACCGTGCACAGCAGTCTCGGGAACCCAAACTAAA TTGGAACGCGACATATGACAGTTTACTTGGAACCAACAAGCCATTCCCTCAGCCAATTCCTCTCTCT GAAATGGTAGATTTTCTAGTGGACGTTTGGGAGCAGGAAGGCATGTATGATTAA